The genomic window GCTCCCTTAGGAGTTCCTTCACGTCAGAAAATCCGTCAAGCCTCGCGTCTTCATTGCTCAGCTCCTTTACCTTCTTCCTCTCGACCTTTGTGATTCTCACCTTCGCTATGACAGTGTCGCTTGGAGTTATGACGAGATAGACCTCGCTTCCCGGTTTGGCCTCGTAGTTTCCGTAACGTATCGTCGTTACCTTGTCTCCCCTGAGGATTCTCGATTTGTAAGAGCTATCAATCAGCATGAACTTCCGAATCCGGATGTTCCTTTTCTTCATTGTTCAGTCCCCTCACGATTTTTAGAACCTCTTCAAGGCTCTCAACAGTAAAGTCGGCGTAGTCGAGGTACTCAAGCTCCCTGTCGCGGTATTTCCCATACCTGAACCAGACCGTGTTCATGCCGACGCTCTTTGCTCCGTAGATGTCCGAGTAGAGCCTGTCCCCGACCATTATTGCTTCTTCAGGCCTGACACCGAGCTTTTTAAGGGCCCTCTTAAAAATCTTTGGATGGGGTTTTTTAACTCCAAAGTAATCGGAGATAAACACATCATCGAAGAACTCGTCCAGCTCGAGCCGGAGTATCTTCTCCCACTGCTTTATAGGGTTTCCATCAGTGATTATCGCGAGGAGGTAACCTTCTTTCTTGAGCTCAAGGAGAACTTTCCTGGCACCGCGGACGCTCTTGAGGTAGGCGAACTTCGTGTTGTGGTAAGCTATAACGCCGGAGGCTATCCATTTGGGGTCGTTGGGCAGTTCAAGCCTCCTAAGGAGGTAGTCAAAGTGATGAGAGAAA from Thermococcus sp. includes these protein-coding regions:
- a CDS encoding TIGR02253 family HAD-type hydrolase — translated: MIKAIIFDLDDTIVDTTRLAEMARRNAIENMIRHGLPVDFDTAYSELLELINEYGSNFSHHFDYLLRRLELPNDPKWIASGVIAYHNTKFAYLKSVRGARKVLLELKKEGYLLAIITDGNPIKQWEKILRLELDEFFDDVFISDYFGVKKPHPKIFKRALKKLGVRPEEAIMVGDRLYSDIYGAKSVGMNTVWFRYGKYRDRELEYLDYADFTVESLEEVLKIVRGLNNEEKEHPDSEVHAD